tcctagagaggtggttgatgccctaTGACTGACACTGTTTAAGggacatttggacaatgcccttaacaaaaTGCTTTAACATCTGGGCAGCCCTGAaatggtcaggcagttggaccatAGCTTCATCTCAGCCACGGACACCAAATCCAGCTTCCTCACTTATCCTGTGCCCAAGCTCTACAGACAAGGCACAGGCATCTTCAGCTTCCATGAAACAGGCCTCTGTGTTAGACAGAAATCCAGTAttaaggagagaggaaaaagtactAAAGCACAATAAGACAGGAAATGGACGAACATGTGCTCGGGAGCGATTGTGCTCAGTCCATGAAAGTGATACCTGCTTTACGGAGGTTCATTGGCATAAATAATGTGCTACTTGCAGGGCACAAAGTGTAGTTGAATCAAAATTCCTGgaggaaaatgaagatttttaaattGATCTGACCTCTAATGCTGCAGCGGTGCGTACCCTATGTTCATTTATATACTGTGCTTTTTCTCCCGGAGAATAACTTTTGTGTCAATGCTTTTTTCGTTTTCAAGCTACACCCAAGTCCTGTACAGACCCTTCTGTGTTCCCAACTCTACCATCCGAAGTGCTCATTACTAATTCTTGTAAAATACTGGTGCAAGTTATTTTCTGGATATTGCGTTATCCTCCTGCTTGTCTGGTAAAATGCTGCATGTTTTAGACTCATTGCTCTTAGCAATTGTTATAGAACAGTTAAGGAGCAAAAAGGAAATATGGAATTTGCCTCTATGCTCCTTGCCATCTCCAGGTTGCCGTGTTTCAGCAGGGTTAGTCTGTGGGCTGCTTTTCCTTAATATCCTCCCTGGATCTCTCTGATACACAACTGAATTCAACAAGCATGACTCCTGCAATGGCTACCCTCGAGTCTTTGGTATAATTGCAAGTTTTTACAGTAAGTAATTTCTACCACAATCTAAAGCTTTTGTCCTAACTCGGTGTCCGTTTGAACTCATCTCCTTAAAGCGCCTCTCCCTAAAACTCTACTGCAATTTCCCTCAGAGCAAACCACCTCAGCTAGTTTTAAGCACTTCCACAGTCTCCATCTCTAGTAGATGAATCACTAGAAGTGAGACTTAACCTCTCAGTGTTTTAGTTCCAAATTAGCACCTAACTGCTTTGAACTCCAGACGGATTTCCCTTTGGTGACTTCATTGAGGTATTTTTATCTTAGGGCTGCTTCTTCTAGCAAACCATGCTGATTTCCCAAAAATcaaaagtgaaagcaaaaatgtgtttccaaaaagatgataaaaatatgGTACCTTCTCTAGAAAGATAAATACAAGCATAGCAACACCCACAAAGTCTGGAAGCCAAATAAAGGCCTAGCTTCATCGTTTTTCAGAGATGAACCCACAAGAAAGAAGGTTCACACATTTTCAGGCCTTCATAATGCTGGAAGTTTTAAAACTTTAGTCACACAGGCATAGCTACTCTACAGGCGCTCTGCTGGTCGGCTCACGAAGGAAGGAGAACATGCTCTCCAAGTAGGAGCTCCCTTATATCAGAGCTACATTGGGGAGTAATAATTGACCAACCTGCATCAAGAAAATACCACACCGAGACAAAATAGTTATAGCAATTGCAACATCATGTCCAAGCGCTGGCTTAGTTGTAGGAAGCCTTTGTACCGCTCACTTGCCCTCAGACTCTAGTCTGGGACCAGGAGGAGAAAGGGGGTCTGTGTGAAACTCCTACCAGTCAGGTCTCTGCCAAGCATTTCTGTTCATATCGAAGGGTCCCTTTCTTAACAAAGAAAGATGTAGGTGAGAGAGCAAAACTGGCCTTTGGAAAGCCAGCCAGTATCAGCAGGCacttttagaaatgtttgttttttttccttttttgatacATGGAGCAAACATGGGTGCATATAGCACCTATAGTTGAAGTCTCAGTTCAAGAATTCTGTTATTTCTAAtgctgaaataaggaaaaaagcacatgCTTAGTCATGTTAAAAGTACATATACGGACAATTCACTGAAACTTTGTAGCACCTCCATCAACGAGGATCAGAAATTTGATAGGGAAATTACCCTTTTCCCTAAATACAGCCTCCCTATCCCAGTTGTGCTCGTGTCTGCCTGTATGTGCTCACTAGAGACTCAGCAGAGTCTGGTAACTTCCCCTCGAAAGATTCGGCATGTACTCTACATGCTCAAGCATAAGTTCCCAGGACTAGGaataacaaacaagcaaaccaaccCAAGGAAAACCGAACCAAGTAACCCAAAAAACCCTGTATAGATGAAACTTGCATTTCCTGTGTTGGAAATGATCCTTCTCTCCTCCCATGGTCCTCCTCCTCATCTAGTAGTTGATctagcagaaaaggaaacattggcgtttttttcttttcagaagaaaaagctttctgaaaatggaATGTGGGCAGAGCTTCATCAGCACAGAGTTTCAACCAAGGAAGCGTTTCATGGGGTTGATGTGCATATTTGTCACACACACATATTGTCTCTTCAGCATGTGCAGAGCCACTTACCTCTGTTAATGCTTGCATCGACATCATGTTTCTATGTCAGCAGCATCACAGCTAAAAGTGGAGGGGACAACTCTTACCAACTAGAGAAGTGAGGCTGGAGGAACATCGTCCCAGTGACTGAGCAGAGTAAGCCAGTTAATCCACTAAAGACCACATTTTGCTTGAAACACAGTGGGCAATGGGTCTACGACAATAGGACGATTCCTGAGGAACACCTCTTGGAGGTGTCTCTCAGTCGCTGGTCCTTCTTGATAATGATCACCAATGGAGCCTGCCATGTGTCTAGGAGGTCAGCCTATTACGCTGAAACTCTCAGCCTGACCTATCCACGTGACTGTCAGCCTATTGCTCAATGGCATAAAGAATTAAAACCAGCCATGTAATTGTCTGCAGGCACCAACCACAGAAGTTGGGTCTGGGTTGGTTTGGGACTCCTGCTCCGTGGCATCAGGATGAGACCCTGCCCAAGCCAGAGTTAGTGTGCAATGTTCcacttttttccttgcagtgGGTGTGGCAAAAGATGATAAAAGAATCCCAAATGGCAAAGCTAAGGTTTATTTAAAAACTAAGACAACAAAATCAACAGAGCAATAACCCTTCCCAGACTGTATTTAGCACCCAACAAGCCCTTGACAACACgccacctctcctgtcctgagtGACACcgtaacagatggagcccaagtTATGGGCTAATTAACTGAACAGACTTTAATGGATATTTGAGTGGATATTGGAATCAACATTTGAGGGGGATGGCCTGTAGACTTAGGGGAATGACAACTGTGTTTATATCAAAGGATGGGGTGGGTGTTGATGATGGCAtatgagcatgatgcaaatgatAGGGAATAAGGGGTGGAGATTGTACTGGGCATGGCTGGGaaggagttaactttcttcacagcagcctgtacGGTGcagtgttttggatttgtggctgaAACAGTTTTGATAACGCACTAATATTTGTCTTCTGCTGAACAGTGCttccacagcatcaaggctttcttgtttCCCTACTCTGCCCCCTGCCTCCGTCTGCCATGAGTAGGCAAGAAGGTGGGAGGAgaaacagccagcacagctgacccAAGTTGACCAAAGGTTTTTTTTCATACCATATCATGTCTTAGTCATCAATGAAAGAAGGTGGGGGGAGGTTGGCTTTCAAGGTGGCTGTCGCTCAGAGACTGACTGGGCATTAGTTTGCttgcgggagggagggagtgacTGCTTTTGCATCccttggttttttcctcttactttcaCCCATGAAACTGGCTTAATCTCAagccatgagttttctcacttctgcttttcttattctctttGCTTCCTTGCTGCTCTGGAATTTCACTGGGACTGACCTGTAGGAGCTGTCTGCTATTGAGGTTGTGATTTTTAACAGAGACAACCTTTTACAGAGTAaggtttatacacacacacatttgacTTTGTCCTGTCAATCATATCCACATGGCAATGAGCATGGTTGCACTTTTCTAGAGGACCCAAATTAGAAGTATGTGTTAACCTTCACTTGTGGCTGCAGGGAAGACCAGTGCATGGCAAGGCTTTGAAGTGTCTCCTTGAGCACAGGCAGGGCTGAGAATGTATGGGTGTATAGGCATGTGTCTGTGAGAGATAGGATCTGTTTGTGATCACCCCTATCACTGAGGTTGGACTCCTATCACCTAACAGGGGCTGCCTGAAACTTAGGCGTCTGGTATGAGCAAGTCACCCAGACTCCTAATGTGTGGAAATGCAGGCTCCTCTAGAGAGGGATTCATGCAGTCTCCGACACCCATCTGGGGAAAGAACCACGTAGGATTGTCCATTGTCTCACAGACACTATGTTTTCTTCTCGGTTGCAAAACTTGAATTTTGCAATGCAAGAGAAGGAAATGAGAACGAGGAATTCAAGGTGTGTTGTGAGTGTTTGTGTtgtaaataaaaggaattaaactTAATGCACTAAGAAACAATGAAAGATACAGTACAAATCAAatgattgaaaagaaaaatggcaccCTACTCTTACATGGTATTATCCTTATGGTCAAAAGCAACTTGTAAATTTCAAGCAGGAATCCTGAACTATTATGAATCAGCTGTAAGAGTTGATATTGACATGCTGTaagagttctctctctctcaagatGAAATGCAGTGAGAATCCTGAGTGTGGCTATCTGTAGGGTAAAGGTATTTGCCTATCAAAAATCTCTGCCACTGCAAATAGGGGGAGTGGTGATGAGTACTTCTGAGGACAGTTTTAgaggagatttttaaaatacCCTTGGATACAGCTTCTGTTCCTGCTCTTGAAGCTTCTTCtacattttctcctttctgacGCTCTCCATCAGTAATTTCTCAACGTACATCCTCATACAAAGCGGTTTGTTTCAGGATGAATTTCCTAAGAGCTTTATCTAGAATACAGTGAGACAGGAAGAAGCTGTTACAGAAAGAGTCATGCGTTGCTCTTCTGGTATCATTGAGCTTAATGACAAAAATCTTCATTGTCTGTGATAGATAGCTATAGAAAATTGTAATCTCTACATTTCACTGCCAACTCAGCGCAGTTTCACCTGCCACAGTCAGATCCATTTCCAAGGAACTTCCTAAACCACTAAGCAGTGATGCTATCCATGTTCTTATTAATCTGTAGGAATGTGCTTGTCTATAGGTACCTGTCCCTGTGGCTAATTTTCAGGTCTGGCATTGTCTCCTATCCCAGACTCCTGTCCTATATTGGAGTTGAGTATACTTTTGTCATCTAACAGGGTAGGAGAGCACCAGACAGTTCATTCACAGCATCCAGTTGAATTACAGCACAGCTGAAATTGCTGCTTTCAGGTTTTCAATTTGaaataagaaagagagaaagaaaggaaagtcaGAATCTTCATCCTTATTGGCTTGTGTCCGGGCTATTTTTGAAATGTCATTGAAAATGAATGATATTGCTTCTACTAGCCATGCTCTATGCTGTATAATGTGTGGAAATGCAGGCTCCTCTAGAGGGGGATTCATGCAGTCTCCGACACCCACCTGGGGAAAGAACATGCTAAGCTTGGCAAGGTGTCTAGAGGGAGCCTGTGAGACCCTTTGACTAGATTTTTAGACGGCTAAAGATAAAGGAGAGAAATCCCATCTGCCGTTCCTGCAGGAAGTTGGGGATGACCTGCCTGAACCCTATTGGGTTCAGTTCTCCTTCTGCTCTTCTAAAAGATTTGCAGCTTTCTCACACATATTTTGTGTTGTTGAGGATCCACCACAAGGTGCAGTTCCTACTTTTTCATGTCCAATGACAGTACAGAAATAGTCAGTAAAGTCTCCTTCTATATTAAAcctgaaaagggagagaaaggcagaTTTAGTTGCCTTCCTAACTTATCTGGATGCAATGCAGTCACTATCACTTCCATGAAAGACACTGTGGCACCTGGCCTTGCTGCTAAATTATATTATTGTCATAATATGCGGGATTAGAAGCTGCCTTGTTGGAGTCTCCCTCCCATTCTTTAATTTTCTCCCCCTGACCCCAACAGAATTATATGGGCTAGGCTTTCCCTCCAGAGACCTTCCCCTTCTTTGGTAGCCTCCGTTCCGTGGTGCTGACATCACACTGTCTCTTGTCCCTCCATCCTATatcctttctttccccactgaACTCCATCTAGTCAGATGCCTCCTTTCCCACCACAACTACAGCTGTGTCCTCTCTTGCCTTCCTGCTGTGACCTGCCTGTGGTCCCACTGGTGACTTGCAGGCTCCCTGGGATAGGGAGGACACAGGACAGCACAGGGATGTGCTGAAGCACCTGAATCTCAAGGAATCTGGTTGCTACAAATTGCAGGTCCTGATCTCTCTTGTACTCTCTGGTGTTGgttcttgatatttattttttttcctactgtttccAGGTGTTACATGACAGTGACTTGCTGGAATAAGCTTACATGTCTGTGCTATGTTCCATGTTGTTAATCCACTTCCACTTCTTCTCGTTCTCAGAGTATGTGAGACCAAGTAAGTAGTAATTAGCTTTTGATCGTAACATAAGGTAATCCTAGAAAGGAAATGAACAATGGGAATACATTGAAATTACGTTTTCTTCACCAGAGGTACACAGAAAGCTTAGTGCAAAATCCCCAGCTTTCTGTGGAAAGTACAGTGTGCATCCAGCCACACCATCTCTTTCCACAGCTTCAGAGGCTAAAAGCAATGGATCTCACAAAGAAGTGTCTGTTCGACTTGCTTGGTCTTGGTTTGTGTGCTAAATCTCTTGAAAACATAAGTTAGCTGGGCAGACACTTTGCTCTTCCCATGGGAGCATGCTTGCAGAGAGAAGCTTCTGGATGGAGGACTTCAACCACCAAGATGCGTCTTACTGTGAAGGTGTTTGGTaccatccagaggggcctggtGTATAGGGGGCTAGCAGTAGATTATGGACCCGCAGAGACATCTAACATGAGAAGACACAAGTGTAACCCGTCAGCCCTTTGGCATACAGGTCAGGCAACCCTAGAAGCAGCCCCCTGAGTTCAGATCTCACCAGTTCATCCTTGGTGTCAATGACCACCAGGTCTGAATTCATGTCAGTACATTCTTTATGGGAGGCATTCCAGTCTTTGGTTTCCTGTGTTTGAAAGAAGTAGTAgcatttttccccatgtttttccCAGTTTCGGGGGCAGCCtgcaggaggggagaagaggtgTGGAAAAATCCATGTTCACACAAACAAAAGGACGCCATTACAAAAGAAAGGTAAGAGAGGAAGTCACAGCCAGAAAAGTACCTGTGCGTTTCTGCTTGTCGTTTTCACCCGACCACTGGGGATGCGTGCCAGTCTCTGTAGAAAATACCAGTCCAAGAGTCACTAAGCATGAATCACAGAAGTGGAATCACAGATAACATTATCCAGTCTTTTAAATCCTTGCTCAGGAGATAAAGAGAAATGGTCAGagcaaaaagcagttttcagttTGCAAACCTCTGATTTGCCTGCTGCAAAATATGGTAAAAGTGCTGCTACtgaatgaaaaaacatttctctccGTTGCCAGGGAGGGTACTGGAAGGAACAGAGAATGGGACCTGGGAAGCGAGGTAGGGACTGCGTGATacagttttgttggttttccaGCAGCTCGTAAACAGCAAAAGGGAATTGCACTTAGTTAAAAGGCTAAGAATGGAGGGGGTTTTGGAAAGCAGTGTATGTACTTTGATCCATCATGCTCACTACAGTGCTGTGATACCAAAGGGATTGTTATATTCATGTCTGTTCATATACCCATGGGCTCTTCTGCGCTAGCGTGAGAGAGTAATCAGTTGTTCCCTCTGAAACAGTAATGCAGTGCTGCCCAAGCACTACTTTTAAGGAAGGTGAAAATGCGAAATGTCTCTGGCCTTGAGAGCTCGTCCTGTGACTGTACGGGATAAGGTTATTTATTCCTGAGATGTCagattgtttctttgtttgtttgtttttcttctgaacaaaatCTAGacactctcccttccccccacaccccaccccccttctCTTAAAAGGCAATCCATCAGGCTTCTGGACACTGTCTTTTGAATGACAGAGGATTACCGACCTCGTGCATCTTCAGAGTTGTTGGAGAACGCTTTTGAGTCAGCTGGGCTGCTTGCCGTCGAACGGTCTGGAAAGAAGAGTAGAATTTCTGCTTTGAATGTCTGACCATTTTGCCACACATGGTCATAGCTCTTCTGGACCTCTTTGACCCCCACCATCACCCCACACAGAATGCCTACTCCTCTCATTTTTGTCCCTCTATTGAAAAAACTCCAAAACTGTAGTACCATATGATTTGCTCCATAACCAGATTTGCAAAGAACCTAATGCTggaacttaacaaaaaaaaaccagaatagcAGTAAATGCACAGTATGTCCAGTATATGTAGAGGATTTGTATGGTATTTGTACAGTATGTACTCTATAATGTGGAGTATACAAGTAACTATAGCAATAAGAAATAAGAGCCATCTTTGAGAGATCAGTGCTCAAGCCAATCTGTTCTTGGTTAAGCATGCTGCCGCACAGCTTGGAGCTGCAGTCCCAGTCTGCTCCTACTCCAGACAGCTGGGATGAGATATTCAGGCAGAGCACAGCTGTGCCCCAGCTGGAAGCTGGTCTAACAGTGTTGCTTCCCCAGAGCAAAGTGAGACAATGGTGTTCATTCGAGGTTTTAAAGCAGATACCCAGGCTGAAAT
Above is a window of Larus michahellis chromosome 1, bLarMic1.1, whole genome shotgun sequence DNA encoding:
- the LOC141744001 gene encoding uncharacterized protein LOC141744001 isoform X1, whose protein sequence is MSENLIYADLNLTESTRPRLQKVTDVQGSTYAEVKVQSLDTKVPASYTSSGKSCSSRTRVAVFVAVIILLLIMAVCLILMYRSTASSPADSKAFSNNSEDARETGTHPQWSGENDKQKRTGCPRNWEKHGEKCYYFFQTQETKDWNASHKECTDMNSDLVVIDTKDELDYLMLRSKANYYLLGLTYSENEKKWKWINNMEHSTDMFNIEGDFTDYFCTVIGHEKVGTAPCGGSSTTQNMCEKAANLLEEQKEN
- the LOC141744001 gene encoding killer cell lectin-like receptor subfamily B member 1B allele A isoform X2, which gives rise to MSENLIYADLNLTESTRPRLQKVTDVQGKSCSSRTRVAVFVAVIILLLIMAVCLILMYRSTASSPADSKAFSNNSEDARETGTHPQWSGENDKQKRTGCPRNWEKHGEKCYYFFQTQETKDWNASHKECTDMNSDLVVIDTKDELDYLMLRSKANYYLLGLTYSENEKKWKWINNMEHSTDMFNIEGDFTDYFCTVIGHEKVGTAPCGGSSTTQNMCEKAANLLEEQKEN